One part of the Halopenitus persicus genome encodes these proteins:
- a CDS encoding type 2 periplasmic-binding domain-containing protein, with protein sequence MDTDHELSARVREALDVDIEAFHSRAEADAEVVKERLRDGAFDNHQSIVGFEYEFYAVGDGRWNGESHDGEFSLMRVPRRLLELMGFEKELGLHNAEMSTSPQPFSNHGLEAQLSEVRARLQAALDCTAAEGMRLVSDGLWTIPPTGETATEYLTDSVEIDGVHIATNMSDAVRYHAMANATADDSVGRDVELEAPGVSMTTKTVMPESLITSIQPHYQVSQATMLPVHFRYALRIAGPLLALGVNSPFFPPELYDADWDGERVLAEGAHENRIHVFESVLNGRTVEPKVRFPRDVETVEEAVDRIAADESFVPVDPDPGTRFDDDFATFRSKHGTYWRWVRPVFDGATRSSANARIEFRPIPAQPTVGDSIAFQAAFAGLLEELPRREHPVIDLPWERARENFYAAVADGIDAELAWIGNHGELTHDHEELFADLLDHAVAGLESAGCAPSTAERWIAPLRWRAHERMTPARWKRDRVRNRLDDGASFEAAVVAAQREYIENQTDTLVDGSFTDW encoded by the coding sequence ATGGACACCGACCACGAGCTCTCCGCACGCGTTCGTGAGGCCCTCGACGTCGACATCGAGGCGTTTCACTCCCGGGCGGAGGCCGACGCCGAGGTCGTCAAGGAGCGGCTTCGGGACGGCGCCTTCGACAACCACCAGTCGATCGTCGGCTTCGAGTACGAGTTCTACGCCGTCGGCGACGGCCGGTGGAACGGCGAGTCCCACGACGGCGAGTTCTCCCTGATGCGCGTTCCGCGCCGACTGCTGGAGCTGATGGGGTTCGAAAAGGAGCTCGGGCTCCACAACGCCGAGATGTCGACCAGCCCGCAGCCGTTCTCGAACCACGGACTCGAGGCGCAGCTCTCGGAGGTGCGCGCCCGTCTCCAGGCCGCCCTCGACTGTACCGCCGCGGAGGGGATGCGGCTGGTCTCGGACGGCCTGTGGACGATCCCGCCGACCGGCGAGACGGCGACCGAGTACCTCACCGACAGCGTCGAGATCGACGGCGTCCACATCGCGACGAACATGAGCGACGCGGTCCGGTACCACGCGATGGCGAACGCGACCGCCGACGACTCGGTCGGCCGCGACGTCGAGCTCGAGGCGCCGGGCGTGTCGATGACCACGAAGACGGTGATGCCGGAGAGCCTGATCACCTCGATCCAGCCCCACTACCAGGTCTCGCAGGCGACGATGCTGCCGGTTCACTTCCGCTACGCGCTGCGGATCGCGGGCCCCCTGCTGGCGCTCGGGGTCAACTCGCCGTTCTTCCCGCCGGAGCTGTACGACGCGGACTGGGACGGCGAACGGGTCCTCGCGGAGGGCGCGCACGAAAACCGGATCCACGTCTTCGAGTCGGTGTTGAACGGCCGCACCGTCGAGCCCAAGGTCCGGTTCCCGCGTGACGTCGAGACGGTGGAGGAGGCCGTCGACCGGATCGCGGCCGACGAGTCGTTCGTGCCGGTCGACCCCGACCCCGGAACGCGGTTCGACGACGACTTCGCCACCTTCCGCAGCAAACACGGCACCTACTGGCGGTGGGTCCGTCCGGTCTTCGACGGCGCGACGCGCTCGTCGGCGAACGCGCGTATCGAGTTCCGGCCGATCCCCGCCCAGCCGACCGTCGGCGATTCGATCGCGTTCCAGGCCGCCTTCGCCGGCTTGCTCGAGGAGCTGCCCCGCCGGGAACACCCCGTCATCGACCTGCCATGGGAGCGCGCCCGAGAGAACTTCTACGCCGCCGTCGCGGACGGGATCGACGCGGAATTGGCGTGGATCGGCAACCACGGCGAACTCACTCACGACCACGAGGAGCTCTTCGCGGACCTCCTCGATCACGCGGTCGCAGGCCTGGAGTCGGCCGGCTGTGCCCCCTCGACCGCCGAACGCTGGATCGCGCCGCTCCGGTGGCGGGCCCACGAGCGGATGACGCCGGCCCGGTGGAAACGCGATCGGGTTCGCAACCGGCTCGACGACGGTGCGTCCTTCGAGGCAGCGGTCGTTGCGGCCCAGCGGGAGTACATCGAGAACCAGACCGACACGCTGGTCGACGGGAGTTTCACCGACTGGTGA
- a CDS encoding ATP-dependent DNA ligase yields the protein MEFAAFAARAGAIEETEADHATTVLVAELLADADGDLETVVRFLLGRVFPAHETRTLDVGPSLCREAIAKAAGPNVDTADVENRLADRGEIGAVAASYDFGGQRGLAAFSTGATDAPVTVAEVDGTLRSVAAAAGDGSEATKLDTLFGLFNRIDPSEAKILARLVLGEMRLGVGEGTVRDAIAEAFLAADAAAPSAEGTAGTDGDGSGDEDGSGDEDGSGDEDGASDEDGASDEDGRNDAPGDEDVLAATDEDVAAVARALQVTNDYGRVAAIARDRGRPGLADQRLVVGRPVQAMLAQAGTAADALSEWDRAAMETKFDGARVQVHHSPSTDDVGTTLYSRNMDDVTEALPEIVELVADRVEVPVILDGEVVAVDEDGDPLPFQEVLRRFRRKHDVDRMRNEVDLRFHAFDCLHVDGEDLLEAPLETRHDRLRQAVPDLAATLTIADGVEPIETFERRALEAGHEGIMLKNPDSPYTPGDRGRNWLKRKPDVETLDLVVTGGEWGEGRRASLFGTFEVSVRADREGDGTGTVHAGRRFEPVGKVATGITDERLASLTDRFEPLVLSEEGTAVTFDPQVVFEVGYEEIQRSPTYGSGYALRFPRFVGVREDKDVTDADTLDRLERLADTQ from the coding sequence ATGGAGTTCGCCGCGTTCGCCGCCCGTGCAGGGGCGATCGAGGAGACGGAGGCCGACCACGCGACGACCGTGCTCGTGGCGGAGCTGCTCGCGGACGCCGACGGCGACCTCGAGACGGTCGTCCGGTTCCTGCTGGGCCGCGTCTTCCCGGCCCACGAGACGCGCACCCTCGACGTCGGTCCGTCCCTCTGTCGGGAGGCGATCGCCAAGGCCGCGGGTCCGAACGTGGACACGGCCGACGTGGAGAACCGGCTCGCCGATCGCGGGGAGATCGGGGCCGTCGCGGCGTCGTACGACTTCGGCGGCCAGCGTGGGCTCGCCGCGTTCTCGACGGGCGCGACTGACGCGCCCGTGACGGTTGCCGAGGTCGATGGGACGCTTCGGTCGGTCGCCGCGGCCGCCGGCGACGGGAGCGAGGCCACGAAGCTCGACACGCTGTTCGGCCTGTTCAACCGGATCGATCCGTCGGAGGCGAAGATCCTCGCCCGACTCGTGCTCGGCGAGATGCGACTCGGCGTCGGTGAGGGGACCGTCAGGGACGCGATCGCGGAGGCGTTCCTCGCGGCGGACGCGGCCGCGCCCTCGGCGGAGGGGACGGCCGGGACCGATGGAGACGGATCGGGTGATGAGGACGGATCGGGTGATGAGGACGGATCGGGTGATGAGGACGGAGCGAGCGATGAGGACGGAGCGAGCGATGAGGACGGACGGAACGACGCCCCCGGCGACGAGGACGTCCTCGCCGCGACCGACGAGGACGTCGCGGCGGTCGCGCGCGCCCTCCAAGTGACCAACGACTACGGGCGGGTCGCCGCGATCGCTCGCGACCGCGGCCGGCCGGGGCTCGCGGACCAGCGGCTGGTCGTCGGCCGGCCGGTACAGGCGATGCTCGCGCAGGCCGGCACGGCCGCCGACGCCCTTTCGGAGTGGGACCGGGCGGCGATGGAAACGAAGTTCGACGGCGCGCGCGTGCAGGTCCATCATTCGCCATCGACCGACGACGTCGGCACGACCCTCTACTCGCGGAACATGGACGACGTCACCGAAGCGCTTCCCGAAATCGTCGAGCTGGTCGCGGATCGCGTCGAGGTCCCGGTCATCCTCGACGGCGAGGTCGTCGCGGTCGACGAGGACGGCGACCCGCTCCCGTTTCAGGAGGTGCTCCGGCGATTCCGCCGGAAACACGACGTCGACCGGATGCGCAATGAGGTCGACCTCCGGTTTCACGCCTTCGACTGCCTGCACGTCGACGGCGAGGACCTCCTCGAGGCGCCGCTCGAGACGCGCCACGACCGGCTTCGCCAGGCGGTCCCCGACCTCGCGGCGACGCTCACGATCGCGGACGGCGTGGAACCGATCGAGACGTTCGAACGCCGGGCACTGGAGGCGGGCCACGAAGGGATCATGCTCAAAAACCCCGACTCGCCGTACACGCCGGGGGACCGGGGACGGAACTGGCTCAAGCGGAAACCCGACGTGGAGACGCTCGATCTCGTCGTGACCGGCGGCGAGTGGGGCGAAGGGCGGCGGGCGTCGCTGTTCGGCACGTTCGAGGTCTCGGTCCGCGCCGACCGTGAGGGCGATGGGACCGGGACCGTCCACGCGGGCCGGCGGTTCGAACCGGTCGGAAAGGTCGCGACGGGAATCACCGACGAGCGGCTCGCGTCGCTCACGGACCGGTTCGAGCCGCTCGTCCTGTCCGAGGAGGGAACGGCGGTGACGTTCGACCCGCAGGTCGTCTTCGAGGTGGGCTACGAGGAGATCCAGCGGTCGCCCACCTACGGCTCCGGCTACGCGCTTCGCTTCCCGCGGTTCGTCGGCGTTCGGGAGGACAAGGACGTGACCGATGCCGACACCCTCGACCGCCTCGAGCGACTCGCCGACACGCAGTGA
- a CDS encoding MBL fold metallo-hydrolase, producing the protein MTVRYGDLTVEWLGYATARLETADGLVAYTDPGRYGVLDDYWARDGDLVVVTHDHHYEPDGIRSVAAADATLVIYDGVDPDRISRDVEPVADLAADYEVVRVDETDRVTAGDATVWSVPAYNEPDGPRARPDGTVPHPEGFGCGYLLSLAGTTVFWPGDSDALEGFAELDVAVFLANIGGGVVSDRHEAADLAERLDPELVVPIHYDTIETLAADGGAFAADVASRSIPVALDERSANQ; encoded by the coding sequence ATGACGGTTCGGTACGGCGACCTGACGGTGGAGTGGCTCGGCTACGCGACCGCGCGGCTGGAGACCGCGGACGGACTCGTGGCCTACACCGACCCCGGGCGATACGGGGTGCTCGACGACTACTGGGCGCGGGACGGCGACCTCGTCGTGGTCACCCACGACCATCACTACGAGCCGGACGGGATCCGGTCGGTCGCGGCCGCGGACGCGACGCTCGTGATCTACGACGGCGTCGATCCGGACCGGATCAGCCGCGACGTCGAGCCGGTGGCCGACCTCGCGGCCGACTACGAGGTCGTCCGCGTCGACGAGACGGACCGGGTGACCGCTGGCGACGCGACGGTCTGGTCGGTGCCGGCATACAACGAGCCGGACGGTCCCCGGGCGCGGCCGGACGGGACGGTCCCGCATCCGGAGGGGTTCGGCTGCGGCTACCTGCTGTCGCTGGCGGGAACCACGGTCTTCTGGCCGGGCGATTCCGACGCGCTCGAGGGGTTCGCCGAACTCGACGTCGCGGTGTTCCTCGCGAACATCGGCGGCGGGGTGGTTTCGGACCGCCACGAGGCGGCCGACCTCGCGGAGCGGCTGGACCCGGAGCTGGTCGTGCCGATCCATTACGACACGATCGAGACGCTCGCGGCGGACGGAGGCGCCTTCGCCGCCGACGTCGCCTCGCGGTCGATCCCCGTGGCGCTCGACGAGCGTTCGGCGAATCAGTAG
- the msrB gene encoding peptide-methionine (R)-S-oxide reductase MsrB: MSDTTADSGPAGDVDPTELTDEEWRERLSEEEYRILREAGTEARFSGEYVDHDADGVYRCGACGTVLFDADTKYDSGCGWPAFYAAEDDAVTTQLDTSHGMRRTEVRCANCDSHLGHVFDDGPEPTGKRFCINSVAMEFEDE; encoded by the coding sequence ATGAGCGATACCACCGCCGATTCCGGTCCCGCCGGGGACGTCGACCCGACCGAACTGACCGACGAGGAGTGGCGTGAACGGCTCTCGGAGGAGGAGTACCGGATCCTCCGGGAGGCCGGCACCGAGGCCCGGTTCTCCGGCGAGTACGTCGACCACGACGCCGACGGCGTCTACCGGTGTGGCGCCTGCGGGACGGTCCTGTTCGACGCCGACACGAAATACGACTCCGGCTGCGGCTGGCCGGCCTTCTACGCGGCCGAGGACGACGCGGTCACGACGCAGCTCGACACGAGCCACGGGATGCGCCGAACCGAGGTCCGGTGTGCGAACTGCGACTCCCATCTCGGCCACGTCTTCGACGACGGACCGGAGCCGACCGGGAAGCGGTTCTGTATCAACTCGGTCGCGATGGAGTTCGAGGACGAGTAG
- the aroA gene encoding 3-phosphoshikimate 1-carboxyvinyltransferase yields MDARITPGDVSGTVRAPPSKSYTHRAILAAGYSDGAVVRSPLDSADTRATARAVEAFGGTVDRDPNLEGSERTAEDALVVDGFDGTPAVPDDVIDCANSGTTTRLVAGAAGLADGGTVLTGDASLRSRPQGPLLDALEQLGARAESTRGNGQAPLVVFGPTTGGEVAIPGDVSSQYITALLLAGAASDEGITIDLTTDLKSAPYVDITLEVLADFGVDAEPIGSDAAAGADGFRVAGGQRYAPENGEYTVPGDFSSISYLAAAGAVAAAPDDVVTIRGAVESAQGDAAIVDVLDRMGADVEWDRGNATIRAHRSDLAGIEVDVGDTPDLLPTIATLGAIADGETRIVNCEHVRYKETDRVSAMAEELQTMGASVAEDRDVLTIHGGETDLRGAAVDGRGDHRLVMALSIAALAADGDTTVRGAEHVDVSFPDFFETLTDLGVAVDLE; encoded by the coding sequence ATGGACGCACGCATCACGCCCGGCGACGTCTCCGGAACCGTCCGGGCACCCCCCTCGAAGAGCTACACCCACCGGGCGATCCTCGCGGCGGGCTACAGCGACGGCGCGGTCGTGCGGTCGCCGCTCGACAGCGCCGACACCCGGGCGACGGCCCGTGCTGTCGAGGCGTTCGGCGGCACGGTCGACCGCGACCCGAACCTCGAGGGCTCCGAGCGAACGGCCGAGGACGCACTCGTCGTCGACGGGTTCGACGGAACTCCGGCCGTGCCGGACGACGTCATCGACTGCGCCAACTCCGGAACGACGACGCGACTGGTCGCCGGCGCGGCCGGGCTCGCGGACGGCGGGACCGTCCTCACCGGCGACGCGTCGCTCCGGTCGCGCCCGCAGGGGCCGCTGCTCGACGCGCTCGAACAACTCGGCGCGCGCGCGGAATCGACTCGCGGGAACGGGCAGGCGCCGCTCGTGGTGTTCGGCCCGACCACGGGCGGCGAGGTCGCCATTCCGGGCGACGTCTCCTCCCAGTACATCACCGCGTTGCTGCTGGCCGGGGCGGCGAGCGACGAGGGGATCACGATCGACCTCACGACCGACCTCAAGTCCGCGCCCTACGTCGACATCACCCTCGAGGTGCTCGCCGACTTCGGCGTGGATGCCGAGCCGATCGGGAGCGACGCGGCCGCCGGAGCGGACGGGTTTCGGGTCGCCGGCGGTCAGCGATACGCCCCGGAAAACGGGGAATACACGGTTCCGGGTGACTTCTCGTCGATCTCCTATCTCGCCGCAGCGGGGGCCGTCGCGGCGGCTCCCGACGACGTCGTCACGATCCGCGGCGCGGTCGAGAGCGCGCAGGGCGACGCCGCGATCGTCGACGTCCTCGATCGGATGGGGGCGGACGTCGAGTGGGACCGCGGGAATGCGACCATCCGCGCCCATCGTAGCGACCTCGCCGGGATCGAGGTCGACGTCGGCGACACGCCCGACCTCCTGCCGACGATCGCGACGCTCGGCGCGATCGCGGACGGCGAGACGCGCATCGTGAACTGCGAGCACGTTCGATACAAGGAGACCGACCGGGTGTCGGCGATGGCCGAGGAACTCCAAACGATGGGCGCGAGCGTCGCCGAGGACCGGGACGTGCTGACGATCCACGGCGGGGAGACCGATCTCCGCGGCGCAGCCGTCGACGGCCGCGGCGACCACCGGCTGGTGATGGCCCTCTCGATCGCGGCGCTCGCCGCCGATGGAGACACGACCGTCCGGGGGGCAGAACACGTCGACGTCTCGTTTCCGGACTTCTTCGAGACGCTCACGGATCTCGGCGTCGCGGTCGACCTCGAGTAG
- a CDS encoding multiprotein bridging factor aMBF1, whose translation MPQCEMCGAEQASLTTTKVEGAELELCDSCTDFGTEVRQEPDSTTTSKYSTSSSSGRSSGSGSGSGSGSGSGGSSGGGRRRDMFDEMDEVAADYDDRIREARESRGLSQEELADQLNEKASLIRKLERGDILPPDDVQRKLERTLEISLVEGTDVDEEWESGDSSSMTLGDVVKRKD comes from the coding sequence ATGCCTCAGTGTGAAATGTGTGGCGCCGAGCAGGCCTCGCTGACGACGACGAAGGTCGAAGGCGCCGAACTGGAGCTCTGTGACTCCTGTACGGACTTCGGGACCGAGGTCCGTCAGGAGCCCGACTCCACGACCACGAGCAAGTACTCCACGTCCTCCAGTTCCGGCCGATCGTCCGGCTCCGGCTCCGGTTCCGGATCGGGGTCCGGATCCGGAGGCTCCTCCGGTGGGGGCCGCCGGCGGGACATGTTCGACGAGATGGACGAGGTCGCCGCGGACTACGACGACCGCATCCGGGAGGCCCGCGAGTCGCGCGGGCTCAGCCAGGAGGAGCTCGCGGACCAGCTCAACGAGAAGGCGAGCCTCATCCGCAAGCTCGAACGCGGCGACATCCTCCCGCCGGACGACGTCCAGCGAAAGCTCGAACGGACGCTCGAGATCTCGCTCGTCGAGGGAACCGACGTCGACGAGGAGTGGGAGTCCGGTGACTCCTCGTCGATGACGCTCGGCGACGTCGTGAAGCGGAAGGACTGA
- a CDS encoding DICT sensory domain-containing protein yields the protein MSLIELIARVEATAATLTVVNANAAARDELAETFGDRNLVVTEATLPGAPDRFAVLARDEEFVTAIAVDDLLPSTETSPEKTAPAFDQQSYAPVLDAIDETTFTSYSKRKMVAASREIEDRAWRTGSGALHAGFQTLTTLGETVDTYNRLAEREDLAVHAYAAPEGSVPDADFAVHIERAPEIRETWFVAYDGGGLEENACLLLAEEREPDRFFGFWTYDPRMVAEAITHLSETYGVAAAGGAEE from the coding sequence ATGTCGCTCATTGAACTCATCGCCCGGGTCGAAGCCACCGCGGCGACCTTGACGGTCGTCAACGCGAACGCCGCCGCACGCGACGAGCTGGCGGAGACGTTCGGCGACCGCAACCTCGTGGTGACCGAGGCCACGCTCCCGGGCGCGCCCGACCGGTTCGCGGTGCTCGCTCGCGACGAGGAGTTCGTTACCGCGATCGCCGTCGACGACCTCCTGCCTTCGACGGAGACCTCGCCGGAGAAAACCGCTCCGGCGTTCGACCAGCAGTCGTACGCCCCGGTCCTCGACGCGATCGACGAGACGACGTTCACCTCCTACTCGAAGCGGAAGATGGTTGCGGCGTCCCGGGAGATCGAGGACCGCGCGTGGCGGACCGGGTCCGGAGCGCTCCATGCCGGCTTCCAGACGCTCACGACGCTGGGCGAGACCGTCGACACGTACAACCGGCTTGCCGAGCGGGAGGACCTGGCCGTTCACGCCTACGCCGCACCCGAGGGATCCGTGCCCGACGCCGACTTCGCGGTCCACATCGAGCGCGCGCCGGAGATCCGGGAGACGTGGTTCGTCGCCTACGACGGCGGCGGTCTCGAGGAGAACGCCTGTCTGCTCCTCGCCGAGGAACGTGAACCCGACCGCTTCTTCGGGTTCTGGACCTACGACCCACGGATGGTTGCCGAGGCGATAACACACCTCTCGGAGACGTACGGCGTCGCCGCGGCCGGCGGCGCCGAGGAGTGA
- the tpiA gene encoding triose-phosphate isomerase has product MFVLVNLKAYPCDPIAVATAARDVADDAGVRIAVAPQAADLSRVAETGVETWAQHVSPIDHGSHTGSTRAAAVADAGAVGTLINHSERRLTLADIDGAREVAAERDLETVVCANDPAQAGAAAALGPDAVAVEPPALIGGDVSVASADPGIVRDAVEAVTAVDGTVDLFCGAGVSTGADVDAAADLGASGVLLASGVAKADDPRAALEDLVSGI; this is encoded by the coding sequence ATGTTCGTTCTCGTCAACCTGAAGGCGTATCCCTGTGACCCGATCGCGGTCGCGACGGCCGCACGCGACGTCGCCGACGACGCCGGCGTTCGGATCGCCGTCGCGCCGCAGGCTGCCGACCTCTCGCGCGTGGCCGAGACCGGCGTCGAGACGTGGGCCCAACACGTCTCTCCGATCGACCACGGTTCCCACACCGGGTCGACGCGCGCGGCGGCGGTCGCCGACGCCGGCGCGGTCGGGACGCTCATCAACCACTCCGAGCGCCGACTCACCCTGGCGGACATCGACGGCGCCCGTGAGGTGGCCGCCGAGCGCGACCTGGAGACGGTCGTCTGCGCGAACGATCCCGCCCAGGCCGGCGCCGCCGCGGCCCTGGGACCGGACGCGGTCGCGGTCGAGCCGCCGGCGCTCATCGGCGGCGACGTCTCGGTCGCGAGCGCCGATCCGGGGATCGTCAGGGACGCCGTCGAGGCGGTGACCGCCGTCGACGGGACGGTCGACCTGTTCTGCGGCGCCGGCGTCTCGACCGGCGCGGACGTCGACGCGGCCGCCGATCTCGGCGCCTCGGGCGTCCTGCTCGCCTCGGGTGTCGCGAAGGCCGACGATCCGCGGGCGGCCCTCGAGGACCTCGTCTCCGGTATCTGA
- a CDS encoding rhomboid family intramembrane serine protease has product MVRPGVRGVARRIVTAAVAGARAAGPGELAAVLFVVPGVLVGAHLLPGSEAWAFSLANEGILTSRWTLWTAFASSYVHSDVNHLLHNVGVYWMVVGVAYPLSAIVGWRARFAGVTIACLVVIPVVSAWATLATLGTITDVPSVGFSDVNTGLLGYLLVVWFVSADRATTGRIPRSLAFVAAPASVAVVLAAPSSVWYFPRYPIAAAAAAGVSLLVAAWIRWRKTQRASRNHTRRDGRGDSMGDRPDPADDRIDPVHEFVLVVGASVAVSGIVGSMLLVPAGANVWAHFAGYLAGLTAALPLVVLES; this is encoded by the coding sequence ATGGTTCGGCCCGGCGTTCGTGGCGTGGCTCGCCGGATCGTGACCGCGGCGGTCGCGGGAGCGCGCGCTGCAGGCCCCGGGGAGCTCGCCGCGGTCCTGTTCGTCGTCCCGGGCGTCCTCGTGGGCGCACACCTCCTGCCGGGCAGCGAGGCGTGGGCGTTCTCGCTGGCGAACGAGGGGATCCTGACGAGCCGGTGGACGCTCTGGACGGCGTTCGCCTCGAGTTACGTCCACTCGGACGTGAACCACCTCCTCCACAACGTGGGCGTCTACTGGATGGTCGTCGGCGTGGCGTACCCGCTATCGGCCATCGTCGGCTGGCGCGCCCGCTTCGCCGGCGTCACGATCGCGTGTCTAGTCGTGATCCCGGTCGTCTCCGCGTGGGCGACGCTGGCCACGCTCGGGACGATCACCGACGTGCCCTCGGTCGGGTTCTCGGACGTCAACACCGGCCTGCTCGGCTATCTCCTCGTCGTCTGGTTCGTCTCCGCGGACCGCGCCACGACCGGCCGGATCCCGCGTAGTCTGGCGTTCGTCGCGGCGCCAGCCTCGGTCGCGGTCGTCCTCGCGGCTCCGTCCTCGGTGTGGTACTTTCCGCGCTACCCGATCGCGGCGGCGGCCGCGGCCGGCGTGAGCCTCCTGGTGGCCGCGTGGATCCGATGGCGCAAGACGCAGCGAGCAAGCCGAAACCACACGCGGCGGGACGGCAGGGGAGACTCGATGGGAGATCGGCCCGATCCGGCGGACGACCGAATCGATCCGGTCCACGAGTTCGTCCTCGTCGTTGGGGCGAGCGTCGCCGTCTCCGGGATCGTCGGATCGATGCTGCTCGTTCCGGCGGGCGCCAATGTGTGGGCGCACTTCGCCGGCTACCTCGCGGGGCTGACCGCGGCGCTGCCGCTCGTCGTACTGGAGTCGTGA